One genomic region from Ammospiza caudacuta isolate bAmmCau1 unplaced genomic scaffold, bAmmCau1.pri scaffold_39, whole genome shotgun sequence encodes:
- the LOC131571899 gene encoding olfactory receptor 14J1-like produces MSNSSSIRHFLLLALADTRQLQLLHFCLLLGISLAALLGNGLIISAVACGHHLHTPMFFFLLNLALTDLGSICTTVPKAMHNSLWDTRDISYTGCAAQLFFFLFFISAEYFFLTIMCYDRYVSICKPLHYRTLLGSRACAHMAAAAWASAFLTALMHTANTFSLPLCHGNALGQFFCEIPHILKLSCSHSNLRERGLLAVTVFLVFVCFVFIVFSYVQIFRAVLRIPSEQGRHKAFSTCLPHLAVLSLFLSTGTFSDLKPASMSSPSLDLALSVLYSVVPPALNPLIYSLRNQELKAAVWKLLTGWFQKH; encoded by the coding sequence atgtccaacagcagctccatcaggcacttcctcctgctggcattggcagacacgcggcagctgcagctcctgcacttctgcctcttgctgggcatctccctggctgccctcctgggcaacggcctcatcatcagcgccgtagcctgcggccaccacctgcacacgcccatgttcttcttcctgctcaacctggccctcactgacctgggctccatctgcaccactgtccccaaagccatgcacaattccctctgggacaccagggacatctcctacacaggatgtgctgctcagctctttttctttcttttcttcatctcagcagagtATTTcttcctgaccatcatgtgctatgaccgctacgtgtccatctgcaaacccctgcactacaggaccctcctgggcagcagagcttgtgcccacatggcagcagctgcctgggccagcgCCTTTCTAACTGCTCtcatgcacacagccaatacattttccctgcccctgtgccatggaaatgccctgggccagttcttctgtgaaatcccacacatcctcaagctctcctgctcacactcTAATCTCAGGGAACGTGGTCTTCTTGCTGTTACTGTCTTTTtggtatttgtttgttttgtgttcattgttttctcctatgtgcagatcttcagggccgtgctgaggatcccctctgagcagggacggcacaaagccttttccacctgcctccctcacctggccgtgctctccctgttcctcagcactggcacattttctgacctgaagcccgcctccatgtcctccccatccctggatctggccctgtcagttctgtattcagtggtgcctccagccctgaaccccctcatctacagcctgaggaaccaggagctcaaggctgcagtgtggaaaCTGTTGACTGGAtggtttcagaaacattaa